Proteins found in one Vagococcus carniphilus genomic segment:
- the gap gene encoding type I glyceraldehyde-3-phosphate dehydrogenase, with protein MGLKVAINGFGRIGRLTYRLLMNHPTIEVVAINDLTDPTTLAHLLEFDSVHGKLNATLKASSDSILVNDKEVKVFSEKDITKIPWSALNIDVVIESTGRFTNGAKTIAHIDYGGAKKVLITAPATNEDLTLVMGVNEEMYNPKEHDLISNGSCTTNGLAPVLKVLEENFGVESSFMNTVHGYTNDQRLLDAPHTDLRRARSAATNIIPTTTGAAKAIYKAIPNVEGVIDGIALRVPVADISIVDVVAVLKKETTVEELNNTFKKYANGELKGILACENRPLVSSDYIGNTHSSIVDTSFTQVVGKNHVRIMAWYDNEIGFASRLVDQLEFYIKKGL; from the coding sequence ATGGGATTAAAAGTAGCTATTAACGGATTTGGTAGAATTGGACGGTTAACCTATCGCTTATTAATGAATCATCCGACTATCGAGGTCGTTGCTATCAATGATTTAACTGATCCAACAACTTTAGCTCATCTTCTTGAATTTGATAGTGTACACGGAAAACTAAATGCAACACTCAAAGCAAGTAGCGATAGTATTTTAGTAAATGACAAAGAAGTTAAAGTTTTTTCTGAGAAAGATATTACAAAAATTCCTTGGTCCGCACTTAACATTGATGTCGTCATAGAATCAACTGGTAGATTCACTAATGGTGCAAAAACTATCGCTCATATTGACTATGGCGGAGCTAAAAAAGTCTTGATAACAGCTCCTGCTACCAATGAGGACCTAACTCTTGTAATGGGAGTAAACGAAGAAATGTATAATCCTAAAGAACATGATTTAATTTCCAATGGTTCTTGTACAACTAATGGTTTAGCACCTGTTTTAAAAGTTTTAGAAGAAAATTTCGGCGTGGAAAGTTCTTTTATGAATACAGTACATGGCTATACAAATGATCAACGTTTATTAGATGCTCCTCATACCGATTTAAGAAGAGCTAGAAGTGCTGCTACTAATATTATTCCGACAACAACAGGGGCTGCTAAAGCTATCTACAAAGCTATACCAAATGTTGAAGGTGTTATTGATGGTATTGCTTTACGAGTACCTGTCGCAGATATTTCAATCGTTGACGTTGTTGCTGTTCTAAAAAAAGAAACGACTGTCGAAGAACTTAATAATACCTTTAAAAAATATGCTAATGGAGAATTAAAAGGTATATTAGCTTGTGAAAACCGACCTTTAGTTTCCAGTGATTATATTGGAAACACTCACTCATCAATCGTTGATACTAGTTTTACTCAAGTGGTAGGTAAAAATCATGTCCGAATAATGGCTTGGTATGATAATGAAATTGGGTTTGCTTCGAGATTAGTAGATCAACTCGAATTTTACATAAAAAAAGGTCTATAA
- the purD gene encoding phosphoribosylamine--glycine ligase, with product MKRQILVIGSGGREHAICKKLTESKYQPHVYCAKGNAGMVLDGIELVDISEDNHQGLIDFCQKKLIDWVIIGPELPLLNGLVDEMKKNHIKVFGPTKQAAMIEGSKDFAKQLMSKYHIPTAIYESFTHYDEALNYIKKQSLPIVIKADGLAAGKGVVIAQSLEEADKALKEFLLVNPFNSKKPKVVIEEFLIGKEFSLLSFVNQTGIYPMEAAKDHKAIYDGDKGPNTGGMGAYSPVSYVTKEIKEQVVEEIIKPTVEGMKQENLPFEGVLYTGLILTTDGPKVIEYNARFGDPETQVLLERLESDFVDVIESLLAQEVPSIKWKIEGVTLGVVVSAKGYPETYETGIPLPNMEKGLNILCSGVKSKEKELVSNGGRIFLACGEGDTLSLASQKVYEYLEKHELNHFYYRKDIGRKI from the coding sequence ATGAAACGACAAATACTAGTAATCGGCAGTGGTGGACGTGAACATGCGATATGTAAAAAATTGACAGAAAGTAAATACCAACCACATGTCTATTGTGCAAAAGGTAATGCTGGAATGGTCCTTGACGGTATTGAATTAGTTGATATCTCAGAAGATAACCATCAAGGATTAATTGATTTTTGTCAAAAAAAATTAATTGATTGGGTTATTATTGGTCCTGAATTACCTCTTTTAAATGGTTTGGTAGATGAGATGAAAAAGAATCATATTAAAGTTTTTGGTCCAACGAAACAAGCGGCTATGATAGAAGGTTCTAAGGACTTTGCTAAACAATTAATGTCTAAATATCATATTCCTACTGCTATCTATGAAAGTTTTACTCATTACGACGAGGCGCTGAATTATATCAAAAAACAGTCTCTACCAATTGTGATAAAAGCAGATGGATTAGCTGCAGGTAAAGGTGTAGTAATTGCTCAAAGTTTAGAGGAAGCAGATAAAGCATTAAAGGAATTTTTGCTAGTTAATCCATTTAATAGTAAGAAACCAAAAGTTGTTATAGAAGAATTTTTAATAGGAAAAGAATTTTCATTACTTTCTTTTGTTAATCAAACAGGGATTTATCCTATGGAAGCAGCCAAGGATCATAAGGCAATTTATGACGGAGATAAAGGTCCTAATACAGGAGGAATGGGGGCTTATAGTCCAGTTTCTTATGTTACAAAAGAAATAAAAGAACAGGTAGTAGAAGAAATCATTAAACCAACAGTAGAAGGAATGAAACAAGAGAACCTTCCGTTTGAAGGAGTCCTTTATACTGGTTTGATTTTAACGACAGATGGTCCAAAAGTAATTGAGTATAACGCAAGATTTGGAGATCCTGAAACACAAGTTTTATTGGAACGATTAGAATCAGATTTTGTAGATGTGATAGAATCTTTATTGGCTCAAGAAGTTCCATCGATTAAATGGAAAATTGAGGGAGTTACTTTAGGGGTTGTTGTTTCAGCCAAAGGGTACCCTGAAACTTATGAAACAGGAATTCCTCTTCCGAATATGGAAAAGGGGTTAAATATATTATGTTCAGGTGTGAAATCTAAAGAGAAAGAACTGGTTTCTAATGGAGGTCGGATTTTTCTTGCTTGCGGAGAAGGTGATACGTTGTCTTTAGCAAGCCAGAAAGTTTACGAATACCTAGAAAAACATGAGTTGAATCATTTTTACTACCGAAAAGATATAGGAAGAAAAATATAA
- the purH gene encoding bifunctional phosphoribosylaminoimidazolecarboxamide formyltransferase/IMP cyclohydrolase, whose product MKRALISVSEKNGVIDFAKKLQALNIEIISTGGTQKVLTEAGIKTLSIDSVTGFPEILDGRVKTLHPKIHGGLLGKTELTSHLEMMDEHKIKPIDLICVNLYPFKETLMKENVTSSEIIENIDIGGPSMLRSGSKNFERVTVVVDSTDYDSVIDEIKKNGNTTLKLRKKLAAKAFRHTASYDATIADYLTKEAQEETIETLTLSYELKQTLRYGENNHQKAQFYRSNFLTNYSLVNSDQRHGKELSFNNIRDADACLKILREYQEPTAVAVKHMNPCGIGSGKDINEAFQKAYEGDPISIFGGILALNQEVDLELAEKLSKLFLEIIIAPKFSKDAFSLLSQKKNLRLLELQMTDNSIETELEYQSVLGGILVQEIDSIKEDETSWKVVTKRQPSEEELHALRFAYRAVKHVKSNGIVIANSQQTVGIGAGQMNRVGSVQIALNQAKDKLEGAVLASDAFFPMADSLEILGENGIRAVIQPGGSIKDQESIDMANKYGMTMIFTGVRHFKH is encoded by the coding sequence ATTAAAAGAGCATTAATTAGTGTATCAGAGAAAAACGGCGTGATTGATTTTGCTAAAAAGCTACAAGCGTTAAACATAGAAATTATTTCAACTGGTGGCACACAAAAAGTTCTTACCGAAGCTGGTATTAAAACATTATCAATTGACTCAGTGACTGGATTTCCAGAAATACTAGACGGGCGTGTAAAAACACTTCACCCTAAAATTCATGGTGGGTTGTTAGGTAAAACAGAATTAACTAGTCATTTGGAAATGATGGATGAACATAAGATTAAACCTATTGATTTGATTTGTGTTAATTTATACCCTTTTAAAGAGACCTTAATGAAAGAAAATGTGACTTCCTCTGAAATTATTGAAAATATTGATATTGGTGGTCCTAGTATGCTTAGAAGTGGTAGTAAAAATTTTGAGCGGGTAACAGTAGTCGTGGACTCAACAGATTATGATTCTGTGATTGATGAAATAAAAAAAAATGGCAATACAACGTTAAAGTTGAGAAAAAAACTCGCTGCTAAAGCGTTTCGACATACAGCAAGTTATGACGCGACTATTGCAGATTATTTAACTAAAGAAGCACAAGAAGAAACGATTGAAACACTAACATTAAGTTATGAATTAAAGCAAACTTTAAGATATGGTGAAAATAATCATCAAAAAGCACAATTTTATAGAAGCAACTTTCTAACTAACTATTCATTAGTTAATTCTGACCAAAGACATGGAAAAGAACTCTCTTTTAATAATATTCGAGATGCAGACGCTTGTTTAAAAATTCTTCGAGAATATCAAGAACCTACAGCAGTTGCGGTTAAACACATGAATCCGTGCGGAATAGGATCAGGAAAAGATATAAATGAAGCTTTTCAAAAAGCGTATGAAGGAGATCCAATCTCAATTTTTGGTGGTATTCTCGCTTTAAATCAAGAAGTTGATTTAGAACTAGCTGAGAAACTATCAAAACTTTTTTTAGAAATCATCATTGCCCCTAAATTTTCAAAGGATGCTTTTTCTTTACTAAGTCAGAAGAAAAACCTTAGATTACTTGAACTTCAGATGACTGATAACAGCATTGAAACAGAACTAGAATATCAGTCTGTATTAGGTGGAATCTTAGTTCAAGAAATAGATAGCATTAAAGAAGATGAGACTAGCTGGAAAGTTGTGACGAAACGTCAACCATCAGAAGAGGAACTACATGCATTACGCTTTGCTTATAGAGCAGTAAAACATGTCAAAAGTAATGGAATTGTCATAGCCAATAGCCAACAAACGGTAGGTATTGGGGCAGGTCAAATGAACCGAGTTGGATCAGTTCAAATTGCGTTAAATCAAGCAAAAGATAAATTAGAAGGAGCCGTTCTTGCTAGTGATGCCTTTTTCCCAATGGCAGATAGTTTAGAAATACTAGGAGAAAATGGTATTCGAGCTGTTATCCAACCAGGAGGTAGTATTAAAGACCAAGAATCAATTGACATGGCAAATAAATATGGAATGACGATGATTTTTACAGGCGTTAGACATTTTAAACATTAA
- the purN gene encoding phosphoribosylglycinamide formyltransferase produces MRFAVFASGNGSNFEAILKAVKRNEISAELVCLFSDKSTSYAVQRAKDNGVPYFILEKESKQTKEEYETKLVYLMKKEKVDCVVLAGYMRILGKTFLTAYPNRVINIHPSLLPNFPGKYGIKDAFDRGVKKTGITIHQVDDGIDTGPIIFQKEIETKDFKTLEELEEKIHELEHKYYPIVIEEFVRELMTE; encoded by the coding sequence ATGAGGTTTGCTGTTTTTGCATCAGGAAATGGCTCAAACTTTGAAGCTATTTTAAAAGCTGTTAAAAGAAATGAAATCTCTGCTGAGCTTGTCTGTTTATTTTCTGATAAATCGACTTCTTATGCAGTTCAAAGGGCAAAAGATAATGGCGTACCTTATTTCATTCTGGAGAAAGAAAGTAAACAAACAAAAGAAGAGTATGAAACTAAACTTGTTTATTTAATGAAAAAGGAAAAAGTTGACTGTGTTGTTTTAGCAGGCTATATGAGAATATTAGGAAAAACTTTTTTAACGGCCTATCCCAATAGAGTTATTAATATTCATCCGTCTTTATTACCAAATTTTCCTGGAAAATATGGAATAAAAGATGCTTTTGACAGAGGAGTAAAGAAAACAGGAATTACGATTCATCAAGTGGATGACGGGATTGATACAGGGCCTATTATCTTTCAAAAAGAAATTGAAACAAAAGATTTTAAAACACTAGAAGAATTAGAAGAAAAAATTCATGAATTAGAACATAAGTATTACCCAATAGTTATCGAAGAGTTTGTAAGGGAGCTAATGACAGAATGA
- the purM gene encoding phosphoribosylformylglycinamidine cyclo-ligase — MKNAYQKAGVDVTSGYEVVERIKKHAKQTERKGVMGSLGGFGGAFDISQFNLKEPVLVSGTDGVGTKLMLAIEADKHDTIGIDCVAMCVNDILAQGAEPLYFLDYLATGKTNPEKIESIVSGIAEGCFKSNMALIGGETAEMPDMYANEDYDLAGFSVGIVEKQELLTPEKIHEGDILIGLASSGIHSNGFSLVRKIFFKDHSFQLEDKLEVLEGDCLGDVLLTPTRIYVKPVLPLIKKGLINGISHVTGGGFIENLPRMLPEDLAVEISKGTWEIPVIFNLMKEYGQLKEAEMYEIFNMGIGMVLAVDKENVDEVMLSLKESGEKAYQIGQVVTKEKETILFIEESK; from the coding sequence ATGAAAAATGCTTATCAAAAAGCAGGAGTGGACGTAACTTCTGGTTATGAAGTGGTTGAACGAATAAAAAAACATGCTAAGCAAACAGAACGAAAAGGAGTTATGGGAAGTTTAGGAGGATTTGGCGGAGCTTTTGATATTAGTCAATTCAATCTTAAAGAACCAGTCCTTGTTTCAGGAACGGATGGTGTCGGTACCAAATTAATGCTTGCCATTGAAGCTGATAAACATGACACAATTGGGATTGATTGTGTGGCAATGTGTGTGAATGATATTTTAGCGCAAGGAGCAGAACCTCTATATTTTTTAGATTATCTTGCAACAGGAAAAACAAATCCAGAAAAAATTGAATCAATTGTCTCTGGAATAGCTGAAGGTTGCTTTAAATCAAATATGGCTTTAATTGGTGGAGAAACAGCAGAAATGCCTGATATGTATGCTAATGAAGATTATGATTTGGCAGGTTTCTCTGTGGGGATAGTAGAAAAACAGGAACTACTTACGCCAGAGAAAATTCATGAAGGTGATATTCTAATTGGTTTAGCTTCCAGTGGTATTCATTCAAATGGTTTTTCCTTAGTTAGAAAAATATTTTTTAAAGACCATTCTTTTCAATTAGAAGATAAGCTAGAGGTATTAGAAGGAGACTGTCTAGGAGATGTATTGTTAACACCTACTCGAATTTATGTGAAACCTGTATTACCTCTGATAAAAAAAGGATTAATCAATGGTATTTCTCATGTTACAGGAGGAGGATTTATTGAAAATCTACCTAGAATGTTACCAGAAGATTTAGCAGTTGAGATAAGTAAAGGAACTTGGGAAATTCCAGTTATTTTTAATTTAATGAAAGAGTATGGGCAACTAAAAGAAGCAGAAATGTATGAGATTTTTAATATGGGAATTGGTATGGTTTTAGCTGTTGATAAAGAAAATGTTGATGAAGTTATGTTGTCTTTAAAAGAATCTGGAGAAAAGGCATATCAAATTGGTCAAGTGGTGACTAAAGAAAAAGAAACCATTCTATTCATTGAGGAAAGCAAATGA
- the purF gene encoding amidophosphoribosyltransferase, which yields MSYEVKSLNEECGVFGIWGHTEASKVTYFGLHALQHRGQEGAGIVSNDEGILKGYRNLGLLTDVFSSSETLTNLSGRAAIGHVRYATSGTGEVNNIQPFLFKFFDGDFALAHNGNLINAKTLRHEVESEGGIFHSNSDTEILMHLIRRSEKETFKEKLKEALTQVKGGFAYLLLTADGMYAALDPNAFRPLAIGQMKSGAYVVASETCALDTVGAHFLRDVLPGELIVINDDGMKIETYTEETQYSICAMEYIYFARPDSNIKGVNVHSARKNMGKKLAEEHPVVADMVIGVPNSSLSAASGFAEESGIPYEMGLVKNQYVARTFIQPTQELREEGVRMKLSAVRGVVKDKRIILVDDSIVRGTTCRRIVKLLKDAGAKEVHVRISAPPLKYPCFYGIDIQTKKELIAATLSNEEIREQIEATSLEFLSEEGLIQSIGLNLDAPYSGLCMAYFNGDYPTELYDYQQNLSN from the coding sequence ATGTCTTATGAAGTAAAGAGTTTAAATGAAGAGTGTGGTGTTTTTGGCATTTGGGGTCACACAGAGGCTTCCAAAGTGACTTACTTTGGGCTCCATGCTCTGCAGCATAGAGGACAAGAAGGTGCTGGGATTGTGTCGAATGATGAGGGAATTTTGAAAGGTTATCGTAATTTAGGTTTGTTAACAGATGTTTTTTCTTCTTCTGAAACATTAACTAATTTATCTGGTCGAGCGGCTATTGGACACGTGAGATATGCGACAAGTGGCACAGGAGAAGTTAATAATATTCAACCTTTTCTTTTTAAATTTTTCGATGGGGATTTTGCATTAGCACATAATGGCAATTTAATTAATGCTAAGACACTTCGTCATGAGGTTGAATCAGAAGGAGGCATATTTCACTCAAATTCTGATACAGAGATTTTAATGCATTTAATTAGAAGAAGTGAAAAAGAAACCTTTAAAGAGAAATTAAAAGAGGCTTTGACTCAAGTAAAAGGTGGTTTTGCTTATCTTTTGCTGACAGCTGACGGAATGTATGCAGCCCTTGATCCAAATGCATTTCGACCTTTAGCGATTGGTCAAATGAAAAGTGGTGCTTACGTCGTTGCTAGTGAAACCTGTGCCCTTGATACAGTAGGAGCACATTTTTTAAGAGACGTGTTACCAGGAGAATTGATTGTTATTAATGATGACGGTATGAAGATAGAGACGTATACAGAAGAAACTCAGTATTCAATTTGTGCAATGGAATATATTTATTTTGCAAGACCAGATTCAAATATCAAAGGAGTTAACGTTCACTCTGCTAGAAAAAATATGGGCAAAAAACTTGCTGAAGAACATCCAGTAGTTGCTGATATGGTAATTGGTGTCCCTAATTCTTCTCTTTCAGCTGCTAGTGGCTTTGCCGAAGAAAGTGGCATTCCATATGAAATGGGATTAGTTAAAAATCAATATGTTGCAAGAACTTTTATTCAACCGACTCAAGAGTTGAGAGAAGAAGGGGTTCGGATGAAACTTTCAGCTGTTAGAGGTGTTGTAAAGGATAAGCGAATTATTCTAGTGGATGATTCAATTGTTAGAGGGACAACTTGCAGGCGGATTGTCAAACTATTAAAGGATGCTGGCGCTAAAGAAGTTCATGTTCGTATTTCAGCTCCTCCCCTAAAATATCCCTGTTTTTATGGTATTGATATTCAAACCAAAAAGGAGTTAATTGCAGCAACTCTTAGTAATGAAGAAATTAGAGAACAAATTGAGGCAACTTCTTTGGAGTTTTTAAGCGAAGAAGGGTTAATTCAATCAATTGGTTTAAATTTAGATGCCCCTTATTCAGGGCTTTGTATGGCCTATTTTAATGGTGATTATCCAACGGAGCTTTATGATTATCAACAAAATTTATCTAATTAA
- the purL gene encoding phosphoribosylformylglycinamidine synthase subunit PurL: MTLTKEITPEEIKDNKIYKEWGLTEEEYQLISEKILGRLPNYTETGLFSVMWSEHCSYKNSKPVLRKFPTTGKQVLQGPGEGAGIVDIGDNLAVVFKAESHNHPSAVEPYEGAATGVGGIIRDIFSMGARPIAMLNSLRFGELDNERTKYLVEQVVAGIGGYGNCIGIPTVGGEIGFDSCYEGNPLVNAMCVGLIEHKDIQKGQAKGEGNSIMYVGAKTGRDGIHGATFASEEFVEGEEQQRSAVQVGDPFMEKLLMEACLDLILNHSDILVGIQDMGAAGLVSSSSEMASKAGSGLELYLDDVPQRETHMTPYEMMLSESQERMLLCIKKGSEDQVIQLFESYGLEAVNIGKVTMDKHYRLYHQGKEVANLPVDALAEEAPEYQKPQKEAERMATFKKINQYQPKINDAGEILLQLLQQPTIASKKSVYQTFDSQVRTNTVVGPGSDAAVLRVRGTNKAIAMTMDCNSRYLYLNPEIGGQLAVAEAARNIVASGGQPLAITDCLNYGSPDKPEGFWELSTSADGIAKACCVLETPVISGNVSLYNETDKSSVYPTPVIGMVGLIENLTHITTQNFKTPGDLVYILGETKADFNGSEIQKMLAGNIEGILNNFDLETEKINQELVLKAIQQGIVKSAHDCSEGGLATALLESCFEKEVGLDGKWSKDIAFLFSESPSRFVLSIDEKDREDFELLMGSKVELLGEVTKESNVKLVCQNDVLNVDVTYARSKWEDAIPCLMK, from the coding sequence ATGACTTTGACTAAAGAGATAACACCTGAAGAAATCAAAGATAATAAAATTTATAAAGAGTGGGGACTTACTGAAGAAGAGTATCAATTGATAAGTGAAAAAATTTTAGGACGTTTACCCAACTATACTGAAACAGGGCTATTTTCAGTTATGTGGAGTGAACATTGTTCTTACAAAAATAGTAAACCCGTACTTAGAAAATTTCCGACAACTGGTAAACAAGTGTTACAAGGTCCAGGAGAAGGAGCAGGGATTGTCGATATTGGAGATAATTTAGCCGTTGTATTTAAGGCAGAAAGTCATAATCATCCCTCAGCAGTTGAACCTTATGAAGGAGCGGCAACAGGAGTTGGTGGTATTATTCGAGATATTTTTAGTATGGGAGCAAGACCTATTGCAATGCTTAACTCACTTCGATTTGGTGAACTAGACAATGAGCGAACTAAATATTTAGTAGAACAAGTTGTTGCTGGAATTGGTGGTTATGGTAATTGTATCGGCATACCAACTGTCGGTGGAGAAATTGGATTTGATTCTTGTTACGAAGGAAATCCCTTAGTTAATGCGATGTGTGTCGGCTTAATTGAACATAAAGACATCCAAAAAGGACAAGCAAAAGGTGAAGGAAACAGTATCATGTATGTCGGTGCTAAAACTGGTAGAGATGGAATTCATGGGGCTACGTTTGCTTCTGAGGAATTCGTTGAAGGTGAAGAGCAACAACGTTCAGCGGTTCAAGTGGGCGACCCATTCATGGAAAAACTATTAATGGAAGCTTGTTTAGATTTGATTTTAAATCATTCAGACATATTAGTTGGAATTCAAGACATGGGAGCTGCAGGGCTCGTTTCATCAAGTTCTGAAATGGCTTCAAAGGCGGGCTCGGGTTTAGAATTATATCTTGATGACGTTCCTCAAAGAGAAACCCATATGACACCTTACGAAATGATGTTGTCAGAATCTCAAGAAAGAATGTTACTTTGTATTAAAAAAGGTTCAGAAGATCAAGTTATTCAACTATTTGAGTCATATGGCTTGGAAGCAGTAAACATCGGAAAAGTAACGATGGATAAACATTATCGACTATACCATCAGGGAAAGGAAGTTGCTAATCTCCCAGTGGATGCTCTAGCTGAAGAAGCTCCAGAGTATCAAAAGCCTCAAAAAGAAGCAGAGCGTATGGCAACTTTTAAAAAAATAAATCAGTATCAGCCAAAGATTAATGATGCTGGAGAAATACTACTTCAGTTACTACAGCAACCAACAATAGCCTCTAAGAAATCTGTTTATCAAACATTTGACTCTCAAGTCAGAACAAATACTGTTGTTGGACCTGGAAGTGATGCTGCTGTGTTAAGAGTAAGAGGAACAAATAAAGCTATTGCAATGACAATGGATTGCAATAGCCGTTATCTCTACTTAAATCCAGAAATTGGAGGGCAGTTAGCAGTAGCAGAAGCTGCTAGAAATATTGTCGCAAGTGGAGGTCAACCGTTAGCGATTACAGATTGCTTAAACTACGGTTCTCCAGATAAACCAGAAGGATTTTGGGAATTAAGCACTTCAGCAGACGGAATTGCAAAAGCATGTTGTGTATTGGAAACTCCTGTCATATCAGGAAATGTCTCTTTATACAATGAAACAGATAAAAGTTCTGTCTACCCTACACCTGTCATTGGAATGGTAGGGTTAATAGAAAATTTAACTCATATAACAACTCAGAATTTTAAAACCCCAGGAGATTTAGTTTACATACTAGGTGAAACAAAAGCAGATTTTAATGGGTCTGAAATTCAAAAAATGTTAGCGGGAAATATTGAAGGCATTCTAAATAATTTTGATTTAGAAACAGAAAAAATAAATCAAGAACTTGTTTTAAAAGCTATTCAGCAAGGAATAGTAAAGAGTGCTCATGATTGTTCAGAAGGTGGATTAGCTACGGCTCTTCTAGAATCTTGTTTTGAAAAAGAAGTAGGGCTAGATGGAAAATGGTCAAAAGATATTGCTTTTCTCTTCTCAGAAAGTCCTTCTCGTTTTGTCTTATCAATTGATGAGAAGGATAGAGAGGATTTCGAGTTATTAATGGGAAGCAAAGTAGAATTACTAGGTGAAGTGACTAAAGAGTCAAATGTTAAATTGGTTTGTCAAAATGATGTTTTAAATGTTGATGTTACTTATGCTAGAAGTAAATGGGAGGATGCCATTCCATGTCTTATGAAGTAA
- the purQ gene encoding phosphoribosylformylglycinamidine synthase subunit PurQ — protein MKFGVLVFPGSNCDIDLYSAIKDILGKEATYVSHLTTDLSGFDAILIPGGFSYGDYLRCGAVARFSDVMSSVINFAKEGKPVFGTCNGFQILTEAGLLPGVLLKNDSLKFVCRTQKVKVNTTKSLFTSCYEENEILELPIAHGEGNYYCDEQTLDELKKNNQIIFTYEDDNPNGSLENIAGISNKEGNVLGMMPHPERAMESLLGSDSGKRLFESMIDYLRKVAN, from the coding sequence ATGAAATTTGGTGTTCTTGTATTTCCAGGTTCCAATTGTGATATTGATTTATATTCAGCAATTAAAGATATCTTAGGTAAAGAAGCTACTTATGTGTCTCATTTAACAACAGATTTAAGTGGTTTTGATGCCATTTTAATTCCTGGAGGTTTTTCTTATGGGGATTATTTAAGATGTGGTGCTGTTGCTCGTTTTTCTGATGTTATGTCATCAGTAATTAATTTTGCTAAAGAAGGAAAACCTGTTTTTGGTACGTGTAATGGATTTCAAATTTTAACAGAAGCTGGTCTGTTGCCAGGTGTTTTATTAAAAAATGATTCTTTAAAGTTTGTATGCCGTACACAAAAAGTAAAAGTTAACACAACGAAGTCTTTGTTCACATCTTGTTATGAAGAAAATGAGATTTTAGAATTACCGATTGCTCATGGAGAAGGTAATTACTATTGTGATGAACAAACATTAGATGAACTGAAGAAGAATAACCAAATTATTTTTACTTATGAAGACGATAACCCAAATGGGAGCTTAGAAAATATTGCAGGTATTAGTAATAAAGAGGGAAACGTTTTAGGAATGATGCCTCATCCGGAACGGGCGATGGAATCGCTACTTGGAAGTGACTCAGGAAAGAGATTATTTGAATCGATGATTGATTATCTAAGAAAGGTAGCGAATTAA
- the purS gene encoding phosphoribosylformylglycinamidine synthase subunit PurS, whose translation MFKVRVFVSYKESVLNPQAEVIEGAIHRLGYQTISNVKMGKYFDFDVEAISEEEAVEVASKVSDQLLANINMESYHIELMEAK comes from the coding sequence ATGTTTAAAGTGAGAGTATTTGTTAGCTATAAGGAATCAGTTTTAAACCCTCAGGCAGAAGTGATTGAGGGAGCTATTCATCGTTTAGGTTATCAGACAATTTCAAATGTAAAAATGGGAAAATATTTTGATTTTGATGTTGAAGCAATCTCTGAGGAAGAAGCAGTAGAAGTAGCTAGTAAAGTTAGTGATCAACTTTTAGCAAATATCAATATGGAAAGTTATCATATCGAATTAATGGAGGCAAAATAA